From the genome of Adhaeribacter pallidiroseus:
TGTAAGCCCCGGATAGGTAGTTTTTAAATTATAAAGTAAATCCTGGACCTTAGAAGTTTTGGGAACATCCAACGATATCCAGGTTTGGCCAATAATATCTTTGGTAATACCGTATAAGCGAATTTTTAACTGCATAAGTTTAGATAATAAATCCTCATTAAAGTTAACTAATTTATAATAGAATTGGTTTTCTATTTACATTCTCAAAATTTTAACTTACTTTCGATAGTAAGCATCTGATTATGACAAAACAACGCACCCCGATTATCGATAACCACGGCCGGCCGCTGACTTACGTCCGCCTGGCGGTTACCGACCGGTGTAATCTGCGCTGTTTTTATTGCATGCCCGCTGAGGGCATTGATTACCTGCCTAAAAAGCAACTGCTTACTTACGAAGAAATGGAGCGCATGCTGCAGGTTCTGGCCAGTTTAGGAATTAGCAAAGTAAGAATTACCGGGGGCGAACCTTTTCTGCGGAAAGATCTAATTTATTTTCTGCAACAGGTAAAA
Proteins encoded in this window:
- a CDS encoding MoaD/ThiS family protein yields the protein MQLKIRLYGITKDIIGQTWISLDVPKTSKVQDLLYNLKTTYPGLTKLHSVLVAVNDEYAKPEFELNANDEIALIPPVSGG